CATCGAGATAGGTCTCGACCGGGACGACGTGGTTGGCCAGCCCGACGGCCTGGGCCTCGTCTGCGGTCAGCCGCCGGTCGAGCAGCACCATCTCCAGGGCCAGGTTCTTGCCCACCAGCCGGGTGAGGCGCTGGCTGCCGCCAAAACCGGGGATGACGCCCAGGTTGATCTCTGGCTGGCCGAAGACGGCGCTCTCGCTGGCCACGATCATATCGCAGGCCAGGGCCAGTTCGCAGCCGCCGCCCAGACAAAAGCCACTGACAGCAGCGATGATCGGTTTGTGGATGTCGTTGATCGTCTCCCAGCGGGCGATGAGGTCATCGGTGAGCATGTCCACGGCGCTGGCCCCGGCCATGGCTTTGATGTCGGCCCCGGCGGCAAAAGCGCGCTCGGAGCCGGTGATGACGATGCAGCCCACGTTGGGGTCGGCGTCGAAGGCCGTCAGGGCCTGGCCTAACTCGACCATGAGATCGGGACTGAGGGCATTCAGGGCCTTGGGGCGATTCAGCCGGATGAGACCGACGCGATCAGCGGTCATCTCGACAAGGATATTTTCGTATGACATAGGTCATGCTCCGTTTGGTTGATGGTTTGGCGCCGTTCGTGCGTCTGTAGCGTGAACCGTGATGGGTGGAGGCGGGGATTGGTGCGGCAAGCATACCACATCGGCGTCATCCGCGTTCATCGGCGTAGCCTCGCAGAAAAGCAGCGACGGCGGCGCGCACGGCGGCGCCATCGGGCAGATCGAGGACGCGGCGGGCCAGGCTTTGCGCTTCGGGCAGGGTCAGCTTCGCCAACAGCATCTTGGCGCTGGCGATGGCGGGCGCGGCCATGCTGAACTCGTCCAGGCCCAGGCCCAGGAGGATGGGGATGGCCTGCGGCTGCCCGGCCAGCTCGCCGCACAGGCCCACCCACTTGCCCCGGCTGTGGGCGGCGTCGATGACGCCGGCGATCTGCCGCAGCAGGGCCGGGTGCAGAGGGTCGGCCAGGGCCGCCACGCGAGCGTTGCCGCGGTCGACGGCAAAGGTGTATTGGGTGAGGTCGTTGGTGCCGATGCTGAAGAAATCGACCAGCGGGGCCAGTTGGTCGGCCAGGGTTACAGCCGAGGGGACTTCGATCATGATCCCGGTCGGGATCGCAGCCCGGTGCTCGACCCCTGCCGCCGCCAACTCCGCCGTCGCTTCGGCCAGCAAAGCCTGCGCGGCCAGCACCTCGGCCGGGATGCTGATCATCGGGAACATCACCCGCACATCGCCCGCCACCGCCGCCCGCAAAATCGCCCGCAACTGCACCTTGAAGAAATCGGGCAGGGCCAGCGAGATGCGGATCGCCCGCCAGCCCAGGAAGGGGTTGGCCTCGGCCGGCAGGTTCAGATAGGGGGCCGGTTTATCGCCGCCGATGTCGAGCGTGCGGATGATGACCGGTCGCGGAGACATGGCGCGGGCGACCTGGGCATAGACCTCGGTCTGCTCGTCCTCGCTGGGCGGCGCCAGCCGATCCTGGAACAGGAATTCCGTCCGCAGCAGGCCCACGCCCTCGGCCCCGGCCGCGATGGCGGCCTGCGCTTCGGCGGCCACGGCCAGATTCGCCACCACCTCCACCCGCCTGCCATCCTTCGTCCTGCCTTCTGCCTGCGCCAGGCGTTGGGCAACCTGTCGCCGCGCTGCTTCCTCGGCCTGCTGTGTTCGGTACGACACCTGCGTGGCTTCGTCCGGCTCCAGGAAGAGGACCCCCGCGGCGCCGTCGATGGCCAAGCGGTCGCCCTCCTTGATCTGGCGCAGATTCTCCTCGCCCAACCCCACCACCGCCGGGATGCCCAGGCTGCGGGCGAGGATGGCGGTATGTGCGGTCGGCCCGCCCAGGGCGATGCCAAAACCGGCCACCTTGCTGCGGTCGAGGTTAGCGGTTTGAGAGGGAGTCAGGTCGAGGGCCAGCAGGATGGCCTCGTCGGGCAGATCCAGGCGCGTCTCCCCGGCCCCGGCCAGCAGGCGGAGGACGCGCGCCCCCACATCGCGCAGATCGGCGGCGCGCTCCTGGAAGCGGGGGCCGGTCATCGCCTGGTAGCCGCGGGCGGCGACCTCGGTCGCTTCGAACACAGCTGCTTCGGCGCTGGCAGCTCGCTCGAAGATGGCGGCGCGGATGGCTGCCTCCAGGTCGGGGTCGGCCAGGGCCAGGGCATGGGCCTGAAAGATGCGGGCCTGCGCCTCGCCCAGCTCGCGCCCCATGCGTCCGGCCAACGCCGCCAGGTCCTCTCGGGCCTGTTGGCTGGCCGCCGTAAAGCGCGCCCATTCGACCGCGGGATCGGCGGCTGTGGCCGGATACTGCCCCGCCCCCGCGCCCCCGGCCTCTGCCAGCCAGACGGCCCGGCCCACGGCCAGCCCCGGCGAGCCGGCCAGCCCGCGCAGGACGGCCCGACCCGACCCGGTGGGCGACTCTGCGGCCACGGGCGCGGCCATTGGCGGCGCTTCGGCCTCGCCAAACCCTGCCTCGACCAGAGCCACCAGCGCCGCCAGCGCCGCTTCGGCCTCCGGCCCAAACGCGGCCAGATCGATCACGTGCCCCTGCTCGGCCCCCAGCGCCAGCACCTGATTGAACCGTTTGGCGTCGGCCGGCCCCGCGCCCGTGCTCAGGTTGCGGACGCCGATCTCAGCCGGGAAGGTGGCGGCCAGCTGGACGAACTGCACAGCCGGCCCAAAATGCAGCCCGGCCGGATTGACCAACCTCACCCTCGCCGTCACCTGCCCGCCGATCATACTCCCCTCTCCAATCTCCAATCTCTCATCTCCCATCTCCAATCCCCGCTCCCCCCCCAACGCCTCCCGCTTCGGCGCCATCGCCTCGGCCGCCTCGCGCTGCACCGCCGCCAAATCGGCGCCGATGGATGCCTGCACGGCCGCTGCCATGGCGCCTTCGATGAACGGCCCGGCGCTGAGCCGAACCCGCGCCGCCTGCTCAGGGTCCATGAATTCCAGGGCGGTCTCGGCGCTGAGGATGGCGCTGCCCAAATCCATCAGCACCAGCACGCCGTCGTCGTCATACACCGACTGGATGGCCTCGAGGATGGCCAGGGCATCGGTGCCGAAGGGGAAATCGGGGTCGCCAGTGCCGCCGACCGCAGCGAGGGCCGCCCGGCCCTGCACCTGCTGCCCGGCCAGTGCTTTGGCCGCCTGCGCCAGTTCATGGCTATGGGAAACGAGGACGATGCCGACCATGTTGTTACTGGCCCGCCAACGCCGCCACCAACTCGCGATTGAAATCGGGGATGTCCTCGACCACCCGCCCCCAAACAATGTTGCCATCGCGGAAGGCGGGGGCCTCGACCCAGGTGGCGCCGGCGTTTTCCAGGTCGTCCTTGATCCCCAGCGAACCGGTGGCCCGGCCCCCGGCTACAATCCGGGCGGAGATGCCCACCAGCCCGGCATGGCAGATCATGCCGATGATCTTGCCCTGCCGGTGGACGGCGCGCACCAGCCCGGTGACGGCGGGGTAGCGACGAATTTTGTCGGGCGCCCAGCCGCCGGGGATGACCAGGGCATCGAACTGGCTGGCATCGACCTCAGAGGCGGCGACAGCGGCCGTGGCGGTCAGGCCGCCGCTCTTGGAGGGGTAGACCTCGCCTGCTTTGAGGCCGACGGTGACGACCCGCGCCCCTTCTTCGACCAGGCGCATGTAGACAACCCAGAATTCGAGGTCCTCGAAGCCGGGACCGACAAGGAAAGCGATGGTTTTGTTGTGGAGGGGCATGTTGCGTGTTCCGTGGTGCGTGTTCCGGGTTCCGTGGTGCGTGTTCCGTGATGCGTGGGCGTAGCAGGGCTATGCGTGCCATTCGTACATTCGTGTCATTCGTCCATTCGTGTCATTCGTGATGGCCAGAGCTTTTGACAAGGCAGGACGAATGGTAGTAGGATGGTAGGATGAAAGTCAAGACATCGATCACTTTGTCCGAGGCGCTGCTGATCGCCATCGACGAGCGGGCCGAACTGGAGGGCAAGAACCGCTCGGAGTACATCGAAAGCGCGGTCTGGGCCACCATCCGGCGGGCCGAACGCGAGGAGCAGGAAGCAAGCGACCGTGAAATCCTGGTCCGGCGGGCCGCGGGCATCAACCAAGAGCTCGCCCAGGCACTGGCGCAGCAGGGGGTGCGATGAGGCGGGGCGATGTCTATCTGGTCGAGCAGACGAACGGCGGGCTGAGGCGCGGGCGCTTATTCGTCGTCCTCGGCCGCCAACTGGCGCTGGATTCCGATCTGGCGACCGTTATCTGCGCGCCGATTGTCAATAGCTATGTCGGGCTGGCGACGCAGACGCCGGTCGGGGCGGCGGATGGGCTGCCGGTGGAGGGTGGCATCTACTGCGAGGCGCTGGTGAGCCTGCCGAAGACGGCGCTGACGCGGCTGGTGGCCTGCCTGGGGGCTGAGAAGCTGAAGGCGGTGGAGAAGGCGCTGGCGGTGGCGCTGGATCTGCCTGTTCGCTGATCTTGGTACGCGGATGAACGCGGAGAAACGCGGATAGCTATTATTGGCAGGTCGGGCAGCCTTCGACATCGACGGTGGCGGCAAGGATGGCATCGGTGAGGGCGGCGGAGTCGCAGTCGAGGAAGCCGGTGGCGCCGCAGCGGCGGCAAGCGTACCATCCCGCCCTCACGTCCGCAAACGCTGCGCCCGGCCCCAGATCGATGACCTCCACCCCCATCCGCCAGCGGGCATTGGTGACCAGACGCTGGCAACCGGCGGCGCGCAGCTTCTGTACATAGAGGGCATAGTGCGTGCAATGCCGCATCAGCAGCACGGTCAGGGTCACGCCGGGCGGGATCGGTTCGCTGCGGGCATCGGTGCAGCGGGCGTGCAGGTTGGGCGGGAGCGGGAAAACGGCGCCAGCGAGCACATCCGGCTGGTTCTCCCAGGCGAAAACGCGCCGGGCGACAGACGCCAACCGCCGCGCCAGCCGCAAATCCCCGGCCCCGATCTCCAGGACGACATCGGTGGGGTGGACGGCAGCCAGCACGGCGGCGTAGGTGGCCTCGTCGTAGGGCGCCCAGCGCGCTTCCCAACTATCCAGGGACATCGCTCAGGCCGTGGTCAACTTCCGCTTCTCCAAATCATACAGCCCATAGGCCGCGGCCAGCACCTCGATCGGGTGGCGGCAGGGGAGACCGGTGCCGGCTTCGATCTGCCAGCGACAGGTCTCGGAGGTGCAGGCCGTCATCTTGACGGCGTCGCCCTGCTCGCGCACGAAGCGGAACAACTCCTCGCCCACGTCCATGGCGATCTGGTATTTCTCTTTCTTGTAGACGTAGGTGCCGGCGCCGCCGCAACAGCGGGCGCAACTCTCGCGCAGGTCGAGGCCGGGGATCAGCGAGAGCACCTCCATCACCGGTGAGCCGAGGTGATGGGCGCGGTACTGGCAGGGGGCGTGATAGGGCAGCACCATGTCCAACCGCTTGAAGTCGGTGCGCAGTTGGCCCTGGTCGTACAGGTCGCGCAACCACTCGAACATATCCCACACCGCCATCTTCAGGTCATGGGCGGGTTGGGTGTGGATGTCGAGCATGTCCGGCGCTTCTTCTTTCAGGGTCAGGGTGCAGCTGGTGCTGGTGCCGACGATGACATGGCCCTGTTGGGCCAGCGGCGCCAGCTTCTCCAGGTTGCCCTGGTGATATTTTTCGGCGGTCGGGAAGTCGGCGTTGTTCAACAGCGGCAGGCCGCAGCAGTTCTGCGGCGGGACGATGACTTCGTAGCCGTGGTGCTCGAACACCGCCACCGCCGCCTTGCCCACGAACGGCTCGTAGTACATGGTCGAACAGCCGTGGAAATAGACCACCTTCTTATCCGCTTTCAGGCGCTGGCCGGCCGTGCGCTGAAGCCAGGAAGCAAACGTGCCCTCGGTGCTCCAGCGCGGCATCTGCGCCTGGCTGGAAATGCCCATCACTTTCTCGGCCATCGTCCGCGCCAGGCCGTTGTTCATGGCAAAGTTGGCCAGGCCGGGGGCGATCATGCCCATCCGCCCCAGCATATCGCTGCGCCCCAGCAGCCGGTTGCGCAAGGGGATGCCGTGCTCGGCGGCAAGGGCGGCGCGGGCGCGGGTATTGATCTCGGCGATGCGCACCCCGGTCGGGCAGACTTCGTTGCAGACGCGGCAGCCAGAGCAGTAGTCGACCGAATGGTCGGGTGAGTGCGGTTGGCCGTTCTCGCGAAAGCGTTGGGCCTGGGGGCCGACATATTTGGGGCCGGGGAAAAGGTCGGTGACCTCAGCAACCGGACAATAGCTGCTACAGATATTGCACTTGATGCATTCGTCCAGGGTAGGGCCTACCGATTCCCAGCTTGTTGTGTGCATAAGAGGTTCCTTGTTTCGTATTTCGTGTTTCGTGTTGCGTATTGCGTATCGATTGAGTTGTTTTACGGAATACGCAACACGCAACACGTATCACTTCCTGCTCATCTGCGCAATTCTTAGACCTGCGGCATAGCCGGTAGCCAGGGCTGCGCCTTCCAGACTGCGCTGCAGGATGGGGTTGTCGTTGGCCAGCAGGTCGCCCACAGCCCAGAGATTGTCGTAAACCAGATTGCCGGCCCCCTCCAGTGGCTGCATCCGGGCGTCGGTCAGCACCCCGCCAGTGTAGACGGGATGGCCGTCGGGGTTGATGAAGGCCGGCCGGAACCATTTGCTGCGCTGCTGGGGCGTAGTCAGGGGCAGGTCGAAGATCACTTCCCACACCCGGCCGGTGTGGTCGCTGTCAAAGCCGCCGCCCATGATCCCACCCGTGGCCAGCACGAACTGCTGGGCCGAGTGCTTGAGCGGCCGGGCGGTGGTCGCGGTCTCCACCCACTCGATATGGCCGTTGCGGGTGGCGGCCCCCCTGGCTTCGAGGCCAATCTCGACTCGCACGCCCATCTGCCGCAGTCTGTCGCGCAGGGCCATGTACAGGCGCATTCCCGGCACACTGGGCGGCAGGGTGGGGATCTCGAACACGGGCGCGCCAACCTGTTGTTGCACATCGGCCCAGGCTTTCGTGGGGGCCTCCAGGCCGAGGATGGGAGGCAGGCCCACGCGCTCACCTGGCTGCACGATTTTCTTGATCGCCGCCGCCAATTTGCCACGACGGGCGGGGTCGTCCATCCCTTGCGCCTGCTGGACGGTGTTGCTATCGTTGCGGTCGGTGAGCAGGTCGAACGGCAGCAGGGCCGCCCGCGCCCGTTGCCCGGCTTTGCCCAGGTTTTCGGCCACCAGGTGGGGATAGAAATCTCGCAAGCCGGCGAAGCCAACGATCAGCATCGGCTCGTCGCGGCTCAGGTCGCCGGCCAGCTGCGACTGGGGGGCCAGAAAGGTAGGGCGGGCGGCGCCGACGGCGGTGGGGAGCAGGAGGTTGTCGCCGGAGGTTTGTGCGCCGATATAGGGCAGACCCATGTCCGAGGTCAGAGCGGCGAAGCTATCCAACGCCGCCTGCACCTGCCTGGCGCCCAGAAGCGCATAGGGGTGCTGGGGCTGGTTCTCGGCCAGCCAGCCGGCGATGAAATCGAGAGGGCGGGCGATGGGCCGCTGGGGATCCAACGGCGCATAGCCGAAAAGGTCGATCGTGCCTGCGCCCCAGTGCAGCGATCCCAGGCCCTTGGCAATGACTTTGGCCTTCAAACCGGTCTGGGCGACGGTGTAGGCGGCCGTCAGCCCGCTGAGACCGGCGCCGATGACGAGGACATCGTTCATTTGGGCGCCTCCAGTTTGTCGTTGGGCGTGGTGTCGTAGTGGTAGAAGTCGGTCAGTGGGCTGCTCAGGTCGGATTCGGGCAGGTGATCGACGTTGAGCAGGCTGAGGTAGATCATCTCGTCCAGCCGCTCCTGCTTGAGTTGCTGGCCCCAAAGGATGGGGGTGACGCCTTTCCAGCGTTCTTGCAGGAAGTCGCGCAGCAGGAGGTTGGGGTTGAACAGGACCGGGAGCGCGCCGGCGGCCTGGCGAAGGATGCTCGTCGGCCCGGTCTGCCGTTTGGGTGACTGCACATAGGCCACATCCCAATTGGCGGCCTCGCTGGTTTGCTCGCCCGCTTCGCCCGACCAGGCCCCGGCCTGGCCCAGCTCATGGATGATGCCCACCGACCGATAGGTGCACCACCCGCCCTGGCATGGCCCCATGCCCAGCCGCACATCACGGCGCAGATCGTCGAGGGTGAGGGTGGGGTTATTCCGGGCCGCGGCTTCCAACATCGGACGAGTCACCAGCTCGCATTCGCACACAAGCTGGCCCTGCAAATGGGCGTCTTCGATCTCGTGCAGGCGATGGCCGAGCCAGTAATGCCCCTGCTCGGCGCCGGGGACGGTGGACTGGGCGGTCACGCAGGCTTTGCGTGCGCCCAGTTGCTCGCAGGCTTTGTCCACCGTCTTCTCGGCCATCAGCCGAAAGGTCGTCCACTTGCCGCCGGTGATGGTGAGGAAACCGGCGACGTTGTGCCGGGCCTTGTGATCCAAGAGGGCGAACTGCCGCGTGGCCTCGCGGCTGGCCCCGGCATAATCTTCCTGATACAGCGGCCGCACACCCGCCCAGGCCCGCACCACTCGCGCCTGGCTGATGCCGGGGATCAGGCGTTCGCCTTCGTCCAGCATCAGTTGCACTTCCCACGGCTCGATGCGCAGGTTTTCGGGGTCGGTCACGCGTTCGTCGGTGGTGCCGATCACGGCCACGGTGTGCACTGGCACGATGATGTCGCCATCGGATGGCTTTTTGCAGCGGTTCAACACCGTGTTGGTGAGGCGATGGCTCATGGCCACCATCGTGCCCTTGCCGGGGACGACGCTGATCGTGATCCTGGCCAACCCGGTGACTTTGTTGGCCCAGGCGCCGGTGGCGTTGATGACCATCTGGCTGCGGATTTCGATCTCCTCCCCCCGCGCGACATCGCGCACCCGCGCCCCCACCACCCGCCGGCCCCCGTCGTCCGGGACGATGATCAGATCGACCAGCTCGTGATAGTTGAGGATGCGCGCGCCGGCCAGCCGCGCCGCCTGAGCAGTGGCATGGGTGGCCAGAAAGCTGTCGGCCGAGCCATCGGGGACCTCGAACACCCGGCTGAGGCGCCGATTGAGCAGCGGCTCGCGGCGCAGGGCCTCGGCAACCGAGATTTCGGCGCAATCGACGCCGGTCTTGACGCACCCTTCGAGGAATTTGTCCGGGTACTCGCCTTCGTCTTCGGGCGTGACGACGAAAAAGCCGCCGGTGTCTTCGATGCAGTGAGTGTGGGTTCTGCGCAGAATGCGGTTTTCGTGAATGCACTCGGTGGCGCTTACCGGGTCTTTGACCACGTAGCGGCCGCCGCTGTGCAGCAGACCGTGATAACGGCCTGTGGTGCCGTGGGTAAGGTCGCGCTTTTCGACCAGCACAACCTGGAAACCGCGCAAAGCGGCATCCCAGGCCACCCCTGTGCCGGTGGCGCCGCCGCCAACGACCAGGATTTCAGTTTCGATGCGCTTCATTGTTAGATTTTCCGTCGTCTGCACCCAGAAAAACGGGGCGCCCCGTGTGAAGCGCCCCGTTTTCTGGAAGAGGGAATTACTCGTCCAGCCAGTTCATCGAGCGCTGGACGGCCTTGAGCCAGCCCTTGTACAGGCTAGCGCGGGTGGCATCGTCCATGGCCGGGTTCCAGGTGTGGTCGATCTGCCAGTTCTGGCGCAGGTCTTCCAGGTTGCCCCAGTAGCCAGTCGCCAGGCCGGCGGCATAGGCCGCGCCCAGAGCCGTCGTTTCGGCCACCACCGGGCGCACCACCGGCACGTCGAGGATGTCGGACTGGAA
The Caldilineales bacterium DNA segment above includes these coding regions:
- a CDS encoding enoyl-CoA hydratase/isomerase family protein, which codes for MSYENILVEMTADRVGLIRLNRPKALNALSPDLMVELGQALTAFDADPNVGCIVITGSERAFAAGADIKAMAGASAVDMLTDDLIARWETINDIHKPIIAAVSGFCLGGGCELALACDMIVASESAVFGQPEINLGVIPGFGGSQRLTRLVGKNLALEMVLLDRRLTADEAQAVGLANHVVPVETYLDEALKLAARIAAQAPLAVRLGKEAVKKSMELSLSEGLALERRLFQMLFASSDQKEGMAAFIEKRKAQWTGR
- the ptsP gene encoding phosphoenolpyruvate--protein phosphotransferase; protein product: MVGIVLVSHSHELAQAAKALAGQQVQGRAALAAVGGTGDPDFPFGTDALAILEAIQSVYDDDGVLVLMDLGSAILSAETALEFMDPEQAARVRLSAGPFIEGAMAAAVQASIGADLAAVQREAAEAMAPKREALGGERGLEMGDERLEIGEGSMIGGQVTARVRLVNPAGLHFGPAVQFVQLAATFPAEIGVRNLSTGAGPADAKRFNQVLALGAEQGHVIDLAAFGPEAEAALAALVALVEAGFGEAEAPPMAAPVAAESPTGSGRAVLRGLAGSPGLAVGRAVWLAEAGGAGAGQYPATAADPAVEWARFTAASQQAREDLAALAGRMGRELGEAQARIFQAHALALADPDLEAAIRAAIFERAASAEAAVFEATEVAARGYQAMTGPRFQERAADLRDVGARVLRLLAGAGETRLDLPDEAILLALDLTPSQTANLDRSKVAGFGIALGGPTAHTAILARSLGIPAVVGLGEENLRQIKEGDRLAIDGAAGVLFLEPDEATQVSYRTQQAEEAARRQVAQRLAQAEGRTKDGRRVEVVANLAVAAEAQAAIAAGAEGVGLLRTEFLFQDRLAPPSEDEQTEVYAQVARAMSPRPVIIRTLDIGGDKPAPYLNLPAEANPFLGWRAIRISLALPDFFKVQLRAILRAAVAGDVRVMFPMISIPAEVLAAQALLAEATAELAAAGVEHRAAIPTGIMIEVPSAVTLADQLAPLVDFFSIGTNDLTQYTFAVDRGNARVAALADPLHPALLRQIAGVIDAAHSRGKWVGLCGELAGQPQAIPILLGLGLDEFSMAAPAIASAKMLLAKLTLPEAQSLARRVLDLPDGAAVRAAVAAFLRGYADERG
- a CDS encoding type 1 glutamine amidotransferase, whose amino-acid sequence is MPLHNKTIAFLVGPGFEDLEFWVVYMRLVEEGARVVTVGLKAGEVYPSKSGGLTATAAVAASEVDASQFDALVIPGGWAPDKIRRYPAVTGLVRAVHRQGKIIGMICHAGLVGISARIVAGGRATGSLGIKDDLENAGATWVEAPAFRDGNIVWGRVVEDIPDFNRELVAALAGQ
- a CDS encoding type II toxin-antitoxin system HicB family antitoxin; the encoded protein is MKVKTSITLSEALLIAIDERAELEGKNRSEYIESAVWATIRRAEREEQEASDREILVRRAAGINQELAQALAQQGVR
- a CDS encoding type II toxin-antitoxin system PemK/MazF family toxin, yielding MRRGDVYLVEQTNGGLRRGRLFVVLGRQLALDSDLATVICAPIVNSYVGLATQTPVGAADGLPVEGGIYCEALVSLPKTALTRLVACLGAEKLKAVEKALAVALDLPVR
- a CDS encoding anaerobic glycerol-3-phosphate dehydrogenase subunit C, translating into MHTTSWESVGPTLDECIKCNICSSYCPVAEVTDLFPGPKYVGPQAQRFRENGQPHSPDHSVDYCSGCRVCNEVCPTGVRIAEINTRARAALAAEHGIPLRNRLLGRSDMLGRMGMIAPGLANFAMNNGLARTMAEKVMGISSQAQMPRWSTEGTFASWLQRTAGQRLKADKKVVYFHGCSTMYYEPFVGKAAVAVFEHHGYEVIVPPQNCCGLPLLNNADFPTAEKYHQGNLEKLAPLAQQGHVIVGTSTSCTLTLKEEAPDMLDIHTQPAHDLKMAVWDMFEWLRDLYDQGQLRTDFKRLDMVLPYHAPCQYRAHHLGSPVMEVLSLIPGLDLRESCARCCGGAGTYVYKKEKYQIAMDVGEELFRFVREQGDAVKMTACTSETCRWQIEAGTGLPCRHPIEVLAAAYGLYDLEKRKLTTA
- the glpB gene encoding glycerol-3-phosphate dehydrogenase subunit GlpB, which encodes MNDVLVIGAGLSGLTAAYTVAQTGLKAKVIAKGLGSLHWGAGTIDLFGYAPLDPQRPIARPLDFIAGWLAENQPQHPYALLGARQVQAALDSFAALTSDMGLPYIGAQTSGDNLLLPTAVGAARPTFLAPQSQLAGDLSRDEPMLIVGFAGLRDFYPHLVAENLGKAGQRARAALLPFDLLTDRNDSNTVQQAQGMDDPARRGKLAAAIKKIVQPGERVGLPPILGLEAPTKAWADVQQQVGAPVFEIPTLPPSVPGMRLYMALRDRLRQMGVRVEIGLEARGAATRNGHIEWVETATTARPLKHSAQQFVLATGGIMGGGFDSDHTGRVWEVIFDLPLTTPQQRSKWFRPAFINPDGHPVYTGGVLTDARMQPLEGAGNLVYDNLWAVGDLLANDNPILQRSLEGAALATGYAAGLRIAQMSRK
- the glpA gene encoding anaerobic glycerol-3-phosphate dehydrogenase subunit A, whose protein sequence is MKRIETEILVVGGGATGTGVAWDAALRGFQVVLVEKRDLTHGTTGRYHGLLHSGGRYVVKDPVSATECIHENRILRRTHTHCIEDTGGFFVVTPEDEGEYPDKFLEGCVKTGVDCAEISVAEALRREPLLNRRLSRVFEVPDGSADSFLATHATAQAARLAGARILNYHELVDLIIVPDDGGRRVVGARVRDVARGEEIEIRSQMVINATGAWANKVTGLARITISVVPGKGTMVAMSHRLTNTVLNRCKKPSDGDIIVPVHTVAVIGTTDERVTDPENLRIEPWEVQLMLDEGERLIPGISQARVVRAWAGVRPLYQEDYAGASREATRQFALLDHKARHNVAGFLTITGGKWTTFRLMAEKTVDKACEQLGARKACVTAQSTVPGAEQGHYWLGHRLHEIEDAHLQGQLVCECELVTRPMLEAAARNNPTLTLDDLRRDVRLGMGPCQGGWCTYRSVGIIHELGQAGAWSGEAGEQTSEAANWDVAYVQSPKRQTGPTSILRQAAGALPVLFNPNLLLRDFLQERWKGVTPILWGQQLKQERLDEMIYLSLLNVDHLPESDLSSPLTDFYHYDTTPNDKLEAPK